The Alteromonas mediterranea DE genome contains the following window.
GAATTACCTACGCAGCAGTTTAGTATGTGGATACGGCCACTTGTTTGTGAAGAACAAGGTGGCGTTGTTGCGCTCTACGCGCCTAATCGTTTTGTACTAGATTGGGTTCGAGACAAGTACCTTAATAATATTACCGCACTACTTAGAGAGTTTGCCGGTAACGATGCTCCTCAGTTGCGATTAGAAGTCATGAGTCGCAACAGCGTTAGCCGTAGTCAGACCGTATCTTCGTCTGCGTCGACACCTAGCAATGCAAACAGTGGTGTCAACAACAGCCATTTTAATGCCAATGTTCAAAGTCAAGATAACAGTGCAAGTCGTTCTTCGCTTAATTCAGGCAGTAATAGCGGCAATACGCAGCAGAAAAGTTATCATCAGCCTTCGTCACAGCATGTTCCACCTTCTTCTGGTTTTAATGCAAATGATCATAGCCAGCACAATGCAATGAATAATGGCCTAGGGAATCATAAGCAGCAGGGCTACGATCAAAATGATCACGGCAGGCAAAGTCACGATCGCAGCGGTTATAACAACAGTTATAATAGCCAACCTAACCGATCGTCTGCACCACCTAAAGTGATCCCGATCCCTGAGGCGATGAAGCACAAGAGCAACATTAACCCAACGTATCAATTCGATAACTTCGTAGAAGGTAAATCGAACCAGCTTGCTCGGGCAGCAGCTACGCAAGTGGCCAACAATCCTGGCGGCTCTTATAACCCACTGTTTATTTACGGTGGTACAGGTTTAGGTAAAACTCACTTACTTCACGCGGTAGGTAACGGTATTGTCGCTAATAATGGCGATGCTAAGATAGTGTATATGCACTCAGAGCGTTTTGTTCAAGACATGGTCAAAGCGCTTCAGAATAACGCAATTGAAGACTTTAAGCGCTTCTATCGCAGTGTAGATGCGTTGCTTATCGATGATATTCAGTTCTTCGCTAACAAAGAGCGCTCTCAAGAAGAGTTCTTTCACACCTTTAATGCATTACTTGAAGGTAATCAGCAAATTATTCTTACCTCGGATAGATATCCAAAGGAAATTGACGGCGTAGAAGATAGGTTAAAGTCGCGATTTGGTTGGGGCTTAACAATTGCTATTGAGCCCCCTGAATTAGAAACCCGTGTCGCCATTTTAATGCGCAAAGCGGCTGAAAATCGTATTCATCTACCTAACGAGGTAGCTTTCTTCATCGCTAAGCGTTTGCGCTCAAATGTGCGAGAGTTAGAAGGTGCGTTGAACAGGGTTATTGCTAATGCTAATTTCACCGGCCGTCCTATAACCATTGATTTCGTACGCGAGGCATTAAGAGACCTTTTAGCGTTACAGGAAAAACTGGTAACCGTTGATAATATTCAGAAAACGGTTGCAGATTATTATAAGATAAAAGTAGCTGATATTTTATCTAAACGACGAAGCCGTAGTGTTGCACGACCTCGCCAAGTAGCCATGGCGCTTGCCAAAGAGCTCACTAACCACAGCCTTCCAGAATTAGGAAATGCGTTTGGGGGTAGGGACCACACAACTGTTTTACACGCATGTAGAAAAATAGAGCAGCTAAGAGAAGAAAGTCATGATATAAAAGAGGACTATAAGAACCTCATTAGGACTTTGTCTTCCTAACAACACGACCTTAGAGGCGAGATAGCACTGCGATGAAATTTACTATAAGCCGCGAACAATTTTTGCAACCCCTACAATTAGTGTCTGGCGCAGTTGAGCGCAGACACACATTACCAATCCTTTCCAACGTTCTCATTAAAGTTAGTGAGGACGCACTTTGGTTAACGGGTACAGATTTAGAGGTCGAACTGATTTCTAGTGTGAAGCTGGAAGGTGAATACACTGAAGGTGAGATTACCGTTCCTGCTAAGAAGCTGTTTGATATTATTCGCGGTATTTCTGAGGGAACAGATATTCATTTCTCTCTTGACGGAAGTAAGGCACTAATTCGTGCAGGCCGAGGGCGATATACACTTTCAACACTCTCAGCAAATGACTATCCGAATTTAGAGGATTGGGAAGGAGAAGTTGAGTTCGAGCTATCTTGCAGCGATCTTAAACGTTTAATTGACGCAACGAGCTTTTCAATGGCCCAACAAGATGTGCGCTATTATTTAAACGGTATGTCGCTTGAAACAGAAGAAAACGTCATTCGCACTGTCGCAACAGACGGCCACCGATTAGCGCTTTGCCGTTTAAATTATGAAACAGCATTACCTTCTCGTCAGGTTATAATACCCAGAAAGGGTGTTTTAGAAATATCTCGCCTAATTAGTGAAGACGATAAATCGCTTAAAGTACAAATCGGTGCAAATCATCTACGTATTTTTTCAAACGACTTTATCTTCACATCTAAGTTAGTTGATGGTCGCTTCCCTGATTATCGTCGTGTATTGCCGCAAAATGGTGATAAGGAAATTATCGCTAGCAAGCCAGTTTTAAAGGAAGCATTTTCGCGAGCTGCTATTTTGTCTAATGAAAAATTCAGGGGTGTCAGATTAAACCTTTCTTCTGGTGAGTTGAAGATAACCGCCAATAACCCTGAGCAGGAAGAAGCTGAAGAAATTGTAGACGTTCAGTATCAGGGTGATGATTTAGAAATCGGATTTAATGTGGCCTATCTTATTGACGTTTTAAATTCACTCGGCTCTGAGAGCGTGAAAGTAAGTTTGTCAGATTCAAATGCAAGTGCGCTAATTGAAGATGAAGCAGATGATGCCGCATTGTATGTAATTATGCCGATGCGTCTGTAATCTGTTATCTAATTCTAAGCGTTAATAAACCCATCTTGTTTTTAACTGTCCAAATACAAGAAGCGATAAGCCTTAGTGCCTATCGCCTCTTTTTATATTCAGCGTGATATCATGAAACTGGACAAAGTCCAGAT
Protein-coding sequences here:
- the dnaN gene encoding DNA polymerase III subunit beta, encoding MKFTISREQFLQPLQLVSGAVERRHTLPILSNVLIKVSEDALWLTGTDLEVELISSVKLEGEYTEGEITVPAKKLFDIIRGISEGTDIHFSLDGSKALIRAGRGRYTLSTLSANDYPNLEDWEGEVEFELSCSDLKRLIDATSFSMAQQDVRYYLNGMSLETEENVIRTVATDGHRLALCRLNYETALPSRQVIIPRKGVLEISRLISEDDKSLKVQIGANHLRIFSNDFIFTSKLVDGRFPDYRRVLPQNGDKEIIASKPVLKEAFSRAAILSNEKFRGVRLNLSSGELKITANNPEQEEAEEIVDVQYQGDDLEIGFNVAYLIDVLNSLGSESVKVSLSDSNASALIEDEADDAALYVIMPMRL